CGGAGGCATTTTTGCAGGACAAATTCGTCTGCGCCAGCCCACCCAGGCTGTGGCTCAGGTGGTGCTGTCGGAACAGGCGATCAACGATGCCTTCACGGCCGATTTAGTCGAAAAGCGCCTAAAGAACGTCGATCTGGAGGTGCTCACCCAGCTTTCCGGTGGAGAACCCGTATCGTTTCGCGACGTGGTGGTGACGCTGCTGCCGGACAATCGGGTGGCGATCGCTGCCAAGACCGACTTGCCCAATCGTCAAGATGTACCCATTTCCATGAAGGCCACCTTGATGATTGAAAAACGGCGACGGCTGCGATTTGGCGAGGCAGAATTTTGGGATGAGGCAGTGCCCGCTGAAGTGCGATCGCTCTCGGAAACCTTGACTATGGCCTTTGCCGAAGTTCTCAATGAAATGGTAGATCTAGATCGGTTTGACCTCGATGGCGTCAAGCTACGCCTCAACCGATTGGAGGTTGAGGGGAAAAATCTAGTCCTGAGCGGGTATGCTCAGATTG
This DNA window, taken from Candidatus Obscuribacterales bacterium, encodes the following:
- a CDS encoding DUF2993 domain-containing protein; the protein is MTGFANGSKTDVGEQMLNAAASQSIRHLFSKSDAVDVAVRCYPSSKLLQGSIDSFKMTGRGLVIRRQFAVEEMSFETDAVALDVGGIFAGQIRLRQPTQAVAQVVLSEQAINDAFTADLVEKRLKNVDLEVLTQLSGGEPVSFRDVVVTLLPDNRVAIAAKTDLPNRQDVPISMKATLMIEKRRRLRFGEAEFWDEAVPAEVRSLSETLTMAFAEVLNEMVDLDRFDLDGVKLRLNRLEVEGKNLVLSGYAQIDHFPGIR